The Fragaria vesca subsp. vesca linkage group LG2, FraVesHawaii_1.0, whole genome shotgun sequence genome includes a window with the following:
- the LOC101304529 gene encoding ubiquitin fusion degradation protein 1 homolog, which produces MYFDGYGYHGTSFEQTYRCYPASFIEKPQLESGDKIIMPPSALDRLASLHIDYPMLFELRNDAAERVSHCGVLEFIAEEGMIYMPYWMMENMLLQEGDVVRVKNVTLPKGTYVKLQPHTKDFLDISNPKAILETTLRNFSCLTVGDSIMVAYNNKKYYIDIMESKPSNAISIIETDCEVDFAPPLDYKEPERPVAHVPLNKATAQVEEAPAETEPKFNPFTGAGRRLDGKPLKYEPAPASSSGSKDKKPVVANGTAPPSTGSSSQTGNRQAQGKLVFGANASRIPKETPKKEATKDAKQEQQPEKKEDPKFQPFTGKKYSLRG; this is translated from the exons ATG TATTTTGATGGATATGGGTATCACGGGACATCATTCGAGCAGACGTATCGATGTTATCCTGCATCATTTATTGAAAAG CCGCAACTTGAAAGTGGCGATAAAA TTATAATGCCTCCCTCAGCCCTTGACCGCCTCG CATCACTACACATTGATTATCCAATGTTGTTTGAGCTTCGTAATGACGCTGCTGAGCGGGTCTCTCATTGTGGGGTGTTGGAGTTCATTGCAGAAGAAGGCATGATCTACATGCCTTATTGG ATGATGGAGAATATGCTCTTGCAAGAGGGGGATGTTGTGCGAGTGAAAAATGTGACTCTTCCAAAGGGAACATATGTTAAACTTCAACCTCATACAAAGGACTTTTTAGACATCTCAAATCCAAAAGCTAT CTTGGAGACAACTCTAAGGAATTTTTCGTGCTTGACCGTTGGGGATAGTATTATGGTAGCCTACAACAACAAGAAGTATTATATAGATATCATGGAATCAAAGCCTTCTAATGCAATAAGTATAATTGAGACAGACTGTGAGGTGGACTTTGCACCTCCTCTTGATTATAAGGAACCTGAAAGGCCTGTGGCACATGTTCCTCTGAACAAGGCAACAGCTCAAG TTGAAGAGGCCCCTGCTGAGACTGAACCAAAATTCAACCCTTTTACTGGAGCTGGAAGGCGCTTGGATGGGAAGCCTTTGAAATATGAGCCTGCACCAGCTTCCTCATCAGGATCCAAAGACAAGAAACCTGTGGTTGCCAATGGTACCGCACCACCTTCCACAGGATCTAGTTCACAAACTGGCAATCGTCAGGCTCAGGGAAAGCTAGTTTTTGGAGCAAATGCTAGCCGTATTCCAAAGGAGACACCAAAG AAGGAAGCTACAAAAGACGCTAAACAAGAGCAGCAACCTGAAAAGAAAGAAGATCCCAAGTTCCAGCCATTTACAGGGAAAAAGTACTCACTAAGGGGTTGA